The window CCAACTTGTCCGTGTTACGGCTGCTCAGTTCCAAATCTACAGTAGGATAGAAATCAGAGCCGCTCACGCCCTTGTCCTGATTGGTGGCTTCAAGGTCAGCCTTGGCAACGAGGATCTTGGGGTTATAGGTGAGGCAATTGTCCAGAATGGGAGTCATCTCCTCCGGGACGTCGCCCAACATGTAATCAGCACTGTCCAGTGCGTCGGCCTTCATGCCGGTTACACGGAAATATTGAGCTTCTGCAGTGCGCAGATTGCCGGTATATGTAATGAATGTTGTCTCAGCTCGTGCGACACGGCCTCGGGCCTGCATTTCGTCAGCCTTGCTGCCAGCGCCACCAGCGACACGCTCTACAATTGAAGCGAGCACTTCTTTGTGAGCGATGATGTTGTCTTCGGCCAGAGCAACGAGTCTGCGTTCTCGGTCAACATCCATATGGGCACGTACAGCTTCCAGCGCCACAGTCTCGACGTTGTCGATCAGGCGGAATTCAGCAGATTTCAGACGAGCTTTGGAACCTTCATATTCATAAAAGCGGTTCATGCCGTCAAATACGTTCTGGGTCAGGCTGACGGTGGTATCCTTGGCGCTCTTATACCGTTTGTCAGTGCCGTTGAGTCTCGTGGTGGAGCTGCTGTACTTCTGAAAACCGACGCTGGAGGTCAAATCGAGAGTAGGGAAGAAACGGCCGATGGATGCGCGGAGGTTGTTAGCCTGGGCGTCCCGGTTGTGCAGCAATGATTTGATCTGCGGATGTTGTTTGACCGCAGCAACAACGCTCTCTTTCAATGAGATCATTCCATCCTCTGCTGCCAGGGCAGGGATGGTGAGCAGCAGTGTTGCGATTATGGTCAGAAGTAGCCGTTTCATGTGTGGAAAACTTTGTTTAGAAAATGTTTATACATCCATTTAATTCTCTATCGGCAATCGTTCCTAAAGGCAAGGTTAAATCCAAAAGCAAGAGGCCCGGTTTACGTGTAAACCGGGCCTCTTGTTCTTATTGTTTATTAGGACTCGTTGCCGGAGTCGATCATGTACTGGATCAGATCGTCTGCCGCAGTGTTGGTGGAATCGACCGAGGAATTGTGATCCGACAGGTCAGTCTGGGAGACGCCCAGAAGCTTGACCACTACGTCGTTTCCTTGCTCATCGCCTACCAGCACTTCGGTGTACTCGACATGGTTTTCGGTGCCGGAGGTGATATCCTTGACCGAAACTCCGTCGCCGAGTTCGAGGACGTCGTGTCCAGCGTTGAAGTCGGTGACCACGATGTCGCTGCCGTGGCCCAGTACGGACTGGTCGATGAACACTGTATCGTTTCCGCGACCGGTTTCGATGGTATCGTCGCCATCGCCGGTAACGAAGATGTCGTTGTGTTCTCCTCCGGTCAGGAAGTCGTCGCCTTCTCCGCCAACCAGGAGGTTGTTGCCTCGACCGCCGTAGAGATGGTCGTCGCCGTCTCCACCGATGAGGGTGTCGCTACCGCCGCCCTTGTGGCTGTTCTCGAAGTCACCGTAAAGGGTGTCATCGCCAGAACCGCCGTGGAGCAGGTCGGAGTCGTGTCCGCCGTACAGCTTGTCGTTACCTTCACCACCGGCCAGCGTATCCATGCCGTTGTCGCCTGCCATGAGGTCATTGTCTCGGCCACCGTAGATCAGGTCGTTATCGTTTCCTCCAGTGAGGACGTCGCTGCCGTCGCCACCGTGGAGCACATCCTGACCATTGCTGCCGGTGATGACGTCTCCGCCATCGCCGCCGTAGATGGTGTCGTTGCCGTTTTCACCATGCAGGTTGTCGCCGTGTCCAAGGCCGTAGATGACGTCGTTACCGTTGCTTCCAAGGATTACGTCGCCGTAATTATGGCCAACCAGCACATCGTCACCATTGGTCGGATGACTGTCGAAGTCATCGGGTACGGTCATGCCGTCGTTGCCGTTGTATTCCGGTTCCGGGACATACGGTACGGTGGTCGGATCATCGACGACTGCGATGGTGCTGGTCGCCGTGTTGCTGGCGGCACCTTCGTCGTCGAAGACCGTGACCTGAACCACTCTGTCGGTGGTGTTCGGAGTAACGTTACCGTTTTCAAAGGTAACTGCCTTGATGGCTGCCATGTAGACCGCCAGGTCTGCGGCGCCAGTCAGGGTGACGGTGATCTGACCGTTGGCAACAACCGTCTCGGCGGTGATGCCGTCAGGCAGGTTGTCGGTATTCAGCACATCGCCATCCTGTGCGTTGGTGAGCACGATGGTGGCGCTGGACATGTTGGCGGAGTCAACATCGGTGATGGTGACGTCACCTGCGATGGAGACAGCGTCTTCAGTCTCGACCCAGGTGGTGGCGTAGCCGGTATCATTATCGGCGGCCGCATCCACGCTGGCAACGAGATCGTTGAAGTCGTCGTCATCGCCGGTGCTGATCTGATCGTCGATCATGACGCTCATGGAACCGTCAGCAGCGGTTTCGAAGCGGAAGGTCGCTTCTTCGCCATTGGGGTTGAAGGCCGCGATGTCGAACTGGACATCTACGTACTCTGCGGAGCCGTCAGCCTGCGGGATGGAGAGGGCCCATTCGCCGTCGTCCTTGGCGAAGACCAGACCATCCTGCTGCACATCGCTGGCGGAGATGCCCTTGTCGCCTGCATCGGAGATGACGAAGAAGTGGACATCCTCGTCGCCGTCGAAGGTCTCGAGGACGTTCTTGAGCATGTTGGCATCGTGGCTGTTGGCCAGAATGATTTCCGGTTCAGTCGGGACACCGTTTTCAACGAAGTAGATGCCGAGCATGTTGGTGTAGCCAGCATCCTGGCTGTCCACTGTAACGACCTGGCCATCGGCGAGATCGAGAACCGGTGCGTCATTCACAGGAGTGATGTTCAGCGTGACAGTGGCGGGTTCGCTCTCCTTGTCGCCGTCGGTGACGGTGTAGGTGAAGGAAGCCTTGCCAGAGAAGTCGCCTTCAGGCTCGAAGGTGATGGTGCCGTCAGCGTTCAGGGTCACATTGCCATGACCGATCACGTTGCCGTCTTCGTCCACCACATCAGAGACCGAAGCGATGGTGAGGGTTGCGCCCTCGGCGTCAGTGTCGTTTGTCAGCAGGTCGCTGGCGTTCAGAGTAATGGTTTCACCTTCCAGGTAAGTGGCGTCGATGCTGCCTTCGGAGGTAGCGGAGACGGACTTGAGCAGGAAGTCGGAGTTGTTGCCGGAGGAACCGACACCGTTATCGAGCGGCATCAGGCCAAGCTGGATGATCTCGTCGCCGAAGGTGTCGGAGTCGAGGGTCACGTTAACCAGACCGTCGTGCTCGCCCTGAGTGACAGTGGCGGTGCCGATGGCTGGGTACTGACCTTGCGTCTTGGGACCGTAAACGGTCACCTGACCATTGTCGTCCGCGTCTACGTCTACGTAGCCGAGCAGTACGGGCTTGCCGTTGGGGCTGGTGGCTTCGCCGTAGACAGCGATGCGGGCGCTTTCCATGTTGCCGGCGTCGTAGCGGTTGCCGTCGAAGAGAGCTGCCAGTTCCAGAGTCACACTCTCCATGCCCTGAGCAAAGGAGACGGACATGACTTCAGTGTGGTTATTGTTGCCGGAGCCATTGAATGCACGCAGGCCATCGATTTCGCCTGCGTCGATTTCTTCGCTCGGGTTGCTGATACCGAGGCCGGCGTATTCGTTTTCAGGATCGTAGTCAGCGTTTACAGTCTTGCCGCTGATCACGATGTCAGACTCGGAGGTCCAATTATTCATGTTGAGTGCGTCGCCCTTGTAGGCTTCGACGGTGACGCCGGATTCCTTCCAGCTGTCCGCTACGGCCTGCGGTGCCACGCCCATGGGGGTGTCGACATCAATGTCGAGGCCCGGATTAACAGTAACAGAACCGAACTCGTCATCCACGGCCACGGGCGCGTCGTTGACTTCGGCTACTTCGACGGTAGCGGTGGCAGTGGACTGCGTGCCGCCTTCGTCGCTGATGGTGTAGGTGAAGGAAGCGGTGCCGCTGAATTCGGCATCGGGAGTGAAGACCACCTGGCCGTCCACGATTTCCACGGTGCCGCCCTGTGCATCCTGTACGGAATCCAGAGTCAGATCCTCACCGTCCAGCTCGACGTCATTGGCGAGCAGGTCGGCGTAGGAGATGGTCAGCGCTTCATCTTCATTAGTGTTGAAGGTGTCGTCCGCTGCAATGGGAGCTTCGTCGGTCAGGGAGTCCGGAGCGTCGAAGGTCAGGCTCACAGTGGAGGTGTTACCTTCCATGTTGTCAGAGTCGATCGGAGCATAGTCGAAGGAGGTACCGGAGCCGAATTCGACATCCACGTACTTCAGTTCCCAGTTGGAGGCGGCGGTCGAATCGGTGGAGAACTCAATGCGGTCAAAGAGCTGACCTTGGAGTATGTCCTGACCGATGGTGACTACACTTTCCAGACCGGAATCCGGGGCGTAGACTTCGCCGGATGCGACGACGGTGTCGCCGTTGTAGGCAACCCAAGTGGCGCTTGCGCCAACAGAGCCGCCTTCTTCGAAGTGGCCGCCGAGGCCATCGAAGGATACTTCGGCTACCGAGACGAGGGCTCCGTCGAAGTCGATGGAGATGGTCTCGCCGTCATTGATGCCTTCGCCGCCACCGACGCCGATTCCGGTGCCCATGTGACTCGGGTTCTCGGCGTGGAATTGGGTCAGGCTGCCGCCTTCGGACGTGACCGTGACGGTGATGTCATCGGTGACAGCCATCTGGCGGGTATTGGCGTCGATT of the Pseudodesulfovibrio sp. zrk46 genome contains:
- a CDS encoding TolC family outer membrane protein gives rise to the protein MKRLLLTIIATLLLTIPALAAEDGMISLKESVVAAVKQHPQIKSLLHNRDAQANNLRASIGRFFPTLDLTSSVGFQKYSSSTTRLNGTDKRYKSAKDTTVSLTQNVFDGMNRFYEYEGSKARLKSAEFRLIDNVETVALEAVRAHMDVDRERRLVALAEDNIIAHKEVLASIVERVAGGAGSKADEMQARGRVARAETTFITYTGNLRTAEAQYFRVTGMKADALDSADYMLGDVPEEMTPILDNCLTYNPKILVAKADLEATNQDKGVSGSDFYPTVDLELSSRNTDKLDGAATYLQDNRAMLNVSWNLFNGGSDYSRLKAAKSRISESQANLQDTTDDLTRQVAAAWTEYETAYKSVEKHMEALQYSMESRDMYMMQFNVGQRSLLDVLDSINEVFSNSVLLETSQSNTNFALYKLLALQGALVKTMDVAASNYDKEAK